The Paenibacillus yonginensis genome segment GCTATAACAACGATTTAAAAAAGGCCTCCCACTCTCTCTTGCAGACATCCCAAGACCACTGATGAACAACCGTGTTTCTCACATTCCGCCCCAGCTTCTCGCATTCGCTAGGATAGCTCATTAATTTCATGACCTCTTTCCTGATCGCATTTGCCGTCCGGGGGATGATGATTCCGTTCACTTTGTTGCGGATCAGCTCGGGCACAATTCCGACTTGGGTCGAAATAATAGGCACTCCGCAGGAGGCAGCCTCCAATACGGGAAAGGGAATGCTTTCCGTCCGGCTGGAACAAATCAGGCAGTCGAGCCGTTGGTAATATCCGATCATTTGTTCACGCGGAACATATTGTTCCTTATAGGTTCGGATATCAAGTTCGACCTTCAAGCCTTGTAATGCGGACCGAACCAGATCATATCCCTTCAACTCGCGGCGGGAAGGGAGATCAATTCTTCCTACCCAGCCTACTCTAAAAGAGTTGTTCTTCCTGCTGGCGGCCGGTTTGAAAAGAGCTGTATCAATGCCTACCCTTGTCCTGCGAACAGGCAGGTAGGGCTTGAACAAACGGATGATTTCTTCTGAATAAGTGTTCACACCACGCATGCTGCGGATAAAACGCAAAAGCTCCCCCGGGAATCTGCCGCTGGCAAGATAGGACTCATAGGGGACCAGTGAGCTTATGCCGGTTGCCATTTTCTCCAAGGGGATTCCGGCTTGATGCAGTCTCTGGGCAATCGAAACCGCCATCGGGTAGATGAGGTCATATTTAGCTGTATGGGCAGCCGTCACATTCGAATAATAGTCGATTTCAAATTGAATTCCATTTAAGCGGAGAGCGGATAAGTCTTTGGCAATATGATCAAATGCCCAACCGGGATAATCGGCGACCAACAGGATTTTCATGTTATCGCGTCCTTCCTTATCTATGGATCTACGTTCCTAATAATTTATGAAAACTACCATGAACTTGAATGGGTAAAGAGAAAAATATTCATCCCGAGCAAGTAGAAAGGCCGTTCCTTCCTGCATGACCCTACATATTCTGTAGGGAATGGTTTTCTGGAAAATGCTTCGAAGGAGGATTAGTAGTGCATATTCTTGTAACCGGCTGTGCCGGATTTATCGGGTTTCATGTTTCCAAGCGACTGCTAGAGGACGGCCACGTCGTCGCCGGGTTTGATAATTTGAATGATTATTATGAGGTTTCACTTAAGAGAGATAGATTGAAGCAGCTGGATCACCCCAATTTCCTATTCGTACAAGGAAGCCTGGAGGATCAGGGGGCCCTGAAGCGGTTATTCGAACAGTTTCGTCCCCAAACCGTTGTTCATTTTGCAGCTCAGGCAGGAGTGCGGCACAGCCTGGATCACCCTCATACTTACATTCAGTCCAATGTCGTAGGGTTCCTGAACGTGCTGGAGAACTGCCGTCATCTGGGCATTCGCCATCTCATCTACGCCTCTACAAGTTCCGTGTACGGTCTCAATAAGACTATGCCGTTCTCGACGGAACAGCCGGTTGATCATCCCATCAGCCTGTATGCCGCGACCAAAAAATCCAACGAACTTATGGCGCATGCTTACAGCCATCTGTTTGGACTGCCCACAACGGGGCTGCGTTTCTTTACGGTTTATGGCCCTTGGGGAAGACCGGATATGGCTTTATTTCGCTTCACCCAAGCTATATTGGAGGGCAAACCGATTCAATTGTTCAATTACGGCAGAATGAAAAGGGATTTTACTTATATAGACGACATTGTGGAAAGCATTGTCCGGCTCATTCCGCTTCCGCCTAAACCGGACTCCAATTGGAGCGGCGAGCTTCCGATTCCCGGAGCCAGCTCAGCTCCCTACAAAATTTACAATATCGGCAACCATAACCCGGTTCCTCTGATGGATTTCATCATGGCTTTAGAAGAGAAACTCGGCTTAACCGCTTCAATAGAACTGCTGCCGCTCCAACCCGGCGATGTAACCGAGACCTATGCAGACGTGACGGACTTGTTTAAAGTGACGGGTTTTAAACCGCGGACCTCCATTCGGGAAGGGATTGGCCGGTTCGTGGATTGGTATACCGATTATTACGGCAAAGACGGGGGGCCGAAGAAATGAGGATTTTGTACGTTGCCCCCAGCTCCCGCGAAGGTGGATTGCAGACCACTCTGCGGAACCGGATCCGTGCTCTTAGGGCTCAAGGAGTCCAGTCCGAAGTTGTTTTTCTGGAGAAAAGTGAAGGGGAGTATATTTTTAAAGATATCGTTCATTATTATTTGCGGAGCCCAGGTGAGTTTCAGAAAAAGATAATAACCGGAAATTACGATGTGATCTCCTTTATTTATACGCTTCATTTTCTTCCATGCGTTCCGAGAACTTATAAAGGTAAGGTTCTCTACGAAGTTAGAGGATGGAACCGGGAAATTGCCGCTACCTTGCAATCCATCAGCCGCCATAGAAGGGTTCATGCTGTCATGTGTATTGCCAAATATTTAAAGCCGCTGGTCATGGCTCATGTACCGCCTTATGTTCAGGTTCTTGTAGATGGAAACGCCGTTGATCCTATGTTTCATATGATTGCTCCCGGGGAACGGAAATGGAAGGACTGCCCCAGCCCGGCAGGAGGGCGTAAAGTTGTTGCGTTTGCAGCCAGAATGGAAAGAAGCAAGAACTGGTTTGAATTTGCGCGGATTTGCGGCCAGCTAAACAAGATAGACAAAATAGAGCCTTGGTTCATCTGCAATCCTACCAATAGAGAGGAACTGGCGAAGGTTCAGCAGGAGTGTATGAGGAATGGTTTGAAGGATATCAGCCGTTTTATGTACAACATCCCGAATCATTATATGCCGGAGGTTTTCTCGGAAGTCAGACGCTCCGGCGGCATTATCCTCTCGCCTTCTCTCCGCGAAGGGCTCGGCAATCATATTCTTGAGCCCATGGCTGTCGGCGTGCCCATCGTTAGCTCAGACGTCCCCGGGAAAAATGAAATCATTACGCATAGGGTAAACGGCTTGTTGTATAAACCCGGCAACATTGCGCTGGCTGTACAATATGCAGCTGGGGCCATGGGGGATGAGAAGCAGCGGGCTGCTTTGATCGCCAATGGATTAACTACGATCAGGGAGGAGTACAGCCCTTCCGTATACGCGAAACGATATTTGGGGTTATTGGCCCGAATCTAGCCGATCAAGCTATCCCCTAAGGTCATCGCACTTGCATGTTCACCGAAAGCACCCTAAAGGAAAATAAGACAGTGAAACCCCCTCTTCCGACAGAAAGAGGGGGTTGTCTATTCCCCAAATTACGGCGTTGGTGTTCCGCCATTGGCATTCAGCGTCTCGCCACTTACGTAACTCGATTCCGGACTAGCGAGGAACACGTAAGCAGGCGCCATCTCGGCAGGTTGGCCTGGACGGCCAAGCGGTGTTTGGCTGCCAAATTCCTTCAGCACCTCTTGCGGCTGGCCGCCAGTAATTTGCAGCGGAGTCCAAACCGGTCCCGGGGCGACGGCATTAACGCGGATGCCTTTGCTGGCAACCTGCTGAGCCAGGGACTTGGTGAACGTATTGATCGCCGCTTTGGTGGTCGCGTAGTCCAGCAGAATCGGCGACGGCTTATAGGCTTGAATGGACGTTGTATTGATGATGCTGCTTCCCGGTTTCATCTGTTTCAGGGCTGCTTTGCAGATCCAGAACAGGGAATAGACATTGGTTTTGAACGTCTCGTCGAACTGCTCGTCGGTCAAGTCGGCGATGTCCTTTACGAACTGCTGCTTGCCTGCCACATTCGCCAGAATGTCCAGACCTCCGAACTCCTGAACGGCTGTAGAGACAAGCTTCTCACAATAAGTTTTGTCCTTCAGATCTCCCGGCAAAGCGACCGTTTTGCGTCCGGCTTCCTCTATGAGCGCTACCACCTGCTTGGCATCCGCTTCTTCTTCCGGCAAATAGGAGAGGAGAACGTCGGCGCCTTCACGGGCAAAAGCAATGGCCACTGCGCGCCCGATCCCGCTGTCCGCCCCGGTTACAATCGCTTTGCGTCCGGCCAGCCGGCCTGTGCCGCGGTAGCTTTCCTCGCCGCAATCCGGAACAGGCGTCATTTCCTTTTGCAGTCCAGGCGCCTTTTGCTGCTGCTCAAACTCCGGTCCAGCCTTGGGATATTGTGTTGTCGGGTCCTGCAGGGTATATGGATCAGTCATGGTGGTACCTCCTTTAAGAATAGAAAGTTTCAACTTTCGTTATAGAGCCTTGGCATAGTCTGTCTGTGCAAACCCACAAGTATGTAACCGGGAAGCTGCTCTTTTAAACATAAAGCATGCTTCCCTACAGCAGATCGCCCGGATGTGTCTTCCTTCACTGAAAGCCTCTGGACAGCCAAGGTATAATAATATTCGCTCAAGTCGCCTAAGATTTAGGCAATTAAAAAGTAAGAAATTTCTCTGGAAAATGTGATCTTTTTAACAGTTCAAGTGAAAAAAATCACAAATAATAGAGATATAGATTTTCATGAGAGAGGAGTGACGGTGATGCCGTCATTGCAGCATGAAGAAACCGGGCTGGCGCTCAGGAGAACGGTGATTATCGCTATTTTTGCCGCTGTAGCCGTTGTGCTCAGTTTGCTTGAAACGCTGGTTCCGATCAATGTTTCGGTGCCGGGAGCCAAGCTGGGACTCGCTAATATTATGGTGCTGACTTGTCTTTATTTTATGCGGGGCAGAGATGCCTTTGTTGTGGTGGTTCTAAAAACTCTGCTTACTTCCTTTATCTTTGGCACGTTCTCCAGCTTCCTGTTCAGCTTTCTTGGAGCACTGTTCAGCTTTGGCGTC includes the following:
- a CDS encoding Gx transporter family protein, giving the protein MPSLQHEETGLALRRTVIIAIFAAVAVVLSLLETLVPINVSVPGAKLGLANIMVLTCLYFMRGRDAFVVVVLKTLLTSFIFGTFSSFLFSFLGALFSFGVMWLLLKLGRGRLSLIGISVAGGIAHNFGQLAAASIVIRSSVVFYYLPMLVLLGLGTGIVVGIAVRVLVPALAKLSLFEGFLGVDA
- a CDS encoding glycosyltransferase family 4 protein, coding for MRILYVAPSSREGGLQTTLRNRIRALRAQGVQSEVVFLEKSEGEYIFKDIVHYYLRSPGEFQKKIITGNYDVISFIYTLHFLPCVPRTYKGKVLYEVRGWNREIAATLQSISRHRRVHAVMCIAKYLKPLVMAHVPPYVQVLVDGNAVDPMFHMIAPGERKWKDCPSPAGGRKVVAFAARMERSKNWFEFARICGQLNKIDKIEPWFICNPTNREELAKVQQECMRNGLKDISRFMYNIPNHYMPEVFSEVRRSGGIILSPSLREGLGNHILEPMAVGVPIVSSDVPGKNEIITHRVNGLLYKPGNIALAVQYAAGAMGDEKQRAALIANGLTTIREEYSPSVYAKRYLGLLARI
- a CDS encoding NAD-dependent epimerase; its protein translation is MHILVTGCAGFIGFHVSKRLLEDGHVVAGFDNLNDYYEVSLKRDRLKQLDHPNFLFVQGSLEDQGALKRLFEQFRPQTVVHFAAQAGVRHSLDHPHTYIQSNVVGFLNVLENCRHLGIRHLIYASTSSVYGLNKTMPFSTEQPVDHPISLYAATKKSNELMAHAYSHLFGLPTTGLRFFTVYGPWGRPDMALFRFTQAILEGKPIQLFNYGRMKRDFTYIDDIVESIVRLIPLPPKPDSNWSGELPIPGASSAPYKIYNIGNHNPVPLMDFIMALEEKLGLTASIELLPLQPGDVTETYADVTDLFKVTGFKPRTSIREGIGRFVDWYTDYYGKDGGPKK
- a CDS encoding glycosyltransferase family 4 protein, with the translated sequence MKILLVADYPGWAFDHIAKDLSALRLNGIQFEIDYYSNVTAAHTAKYDLIYPMAVSIAQRLHQAGIPLEKMATGISSLVPYESYLASGRFPGELLRFIRSMRGVNTYSEEIIRLFKPYLPVRRTRVGIDTALFKPAASRKNNSFRVGWVGRIDLPSRRELKGYDLVRSALQGLKVELDIRTYKEQYVPREQMIGYYQRLDCLICSSRTESIPFPVLEAASCGVPIISTQVGIVPELIRNKVNGIIIPRTANAIRKEVMKLMSYPSECEKLGRNVRNTVVHQWSWDVCKREWEAFFKSLL
- a CDS encoding SDR family oxidoreductase → MTDPYTLQDPTTQYPKAGPEFEQQQKAPGLQKEMTPVPDCGEESYRGTGRLAGRKAIVTGADSGIGRAVAIAFAREGADVLLSYLPEEEADAKQVVALIEEAGRKTVALPGDLKDKTYCEKLVSTAVQEFGGLDILANVAGKQQFVKDIADLTDEQFDETFKTNVYSLFWICKAALKQMKPGSSIINTTSIQAYKPSPILLDYATTKAAINTFTKSLAQQVASKGIRVNAVAPGPVWTPLQITGGQPQEVLKEFGSQTPLGRPGQPAEMAPAYVFLASPESSYVSGETLNANGGTPTP